The DNA region GTGTCACACCAACATTGAGCGCTGCGCCGAGCATTGCCCGATACTCACGGACCGCTTGGCAAGCGATGATCGCAGCCAGTTGCACCATCAACCGCGTGCGTATGTCCAGCTTGGTGGTTCGGAGAAGCTCATCGAAAGCAAAGTTATCGAAGATCTCGATCAGTTCGGGATCAGTTACGGCGACGGTGGAAACGTGATTTGGGAAAAGCTCGTCGTGGTTCTTTTGTGCCTGCTCGTTCGGAGCCATTGCAGTTCTCCTTCATTTGTGACTTGTGCGCTTGCCTTAGGGCTGATATTGCTGATCCGTGACTTTCTCCATCCACTCAACGGCTTTGCCATCTAGCTTTTCGGCAATAGCGATATGGCTCATCGCCATGGTTGCCGTAGCTCCATGCCAATGCTTCTCTCCGGCCGGAAACCACACTACATCTCCAGGGCGAATCTCTTCGATTGGACCGCCTTCACGCTGAACCCAACCCGTGCCAAAGGTAACGATTAGAGTCTGGCCGAGTGGATGCGTGTGCCAAGCCGTCCGTGCTCCCGGCTCGAATGTCACGATGGCCCCACTCACGCGCGGGATCGGTTCCCTGAAAGGGCTGATCAATACGAACCGTCCCGGTGAAGTATTCCGCTGGCCCCTGCGCAGACGCGTGTGACCCATTCCGTTTGATTTCCAAGTTCAGTCTCCTGTGTTGCTGTGTGCGCTTCGCTCACTTAAGAAATAAGGGGCGTCCCCCGATCAGCGAAGACGCCCTTCAGAAGGGCTACCTACTTGCCGACACGAGCCTGCAAGTGAGCTGGGTACCGATCTCCCTGCACTTTGATCTCGGAGAGCGCACCATCAATCTGCTTGAGATCTTCAGGCGTCAGCTGTACGCTCGCACCGCCGAGGTTCTCCTCAAGCCGATGCAGCTTGGTAGTGCCAGGGATAGGAACGATCCAGGGCTTCTGTGCCAGCAGCCATGCGAGCGCGATCTGTGCGCGTGTCGCGCCCTTTCCCGCTGCAATGTCGCCGAGAACATCGACAAGTGTTTGGTTTGCTTTCCGGTTGTCCTCGTCGAAGCGAGGAACCGTGTTGCGGAAGTCCGTGCTGTCGAACTTGGTGTTCTCGTTGATCGCACCCGTGAGGAAACCTTTGCCAAGCGGGCTGAACGGAACGAAGCCGATGCCGAGCTCTTCGAGCGTCGGGATGATTTTCTCTTCGGGCTCGCGCCACCACAAGGAATATTCGCTCTGGAGAGCCGCCACCGGCTGCACAGCATGAGCGCGGCGAATAGAATCAACTCCCGCTTCCGACATGCCGAAGTGCTTAACCTTGCCCTCTGCAATCAGATCCTTCACGGTGCCGGCAACCTCTTCCATTGGAACGTTCGGATCGACGCGGTGTTGATAAAAGAGATCGATCACATCCGTCTTGAGGCGCTTCAAGGATTCTTCCGCCACCTGACGGATGCGAGCGGGAGTGCTGTTCATACCACTGATCGCACCCTTCTCGTCGAAGTTGAAGCCGAACTTCGTAGCGATCACAATCTTGTCGCGGAAGCCTGCAACTGCTTCGCCAACCAATTCTTCGTTTTTGCCCGGGCCATACGCTTCCGCGGTGTCAAAGAACGTAACACCGTCTTCATAGGCTTTACGAATGATCTTCAGTCCTTGTTCTTTTTCGACGGCGGGTCCGTAACCGAAGCTCAAACCCATGCAGCCAAATCCAAGTGCCGAAACTTCCAGCCCGCTCTTACCAAGTGTGCGCTTTTGCATTGCTACTCCTTTCAATCGGTTGGGGCAAGAGCGGCGCGAAGCGCCTCTCCTGCGGTTTGCTGCACTCTCCTCTTAGGAGCGCTTATGAACTCCAAGGCTTTGCCGGATGGCTATGTCCGGCTTGGTTGCCAGTTTCACTACAAGGTCGGCTACGCTCTTGCGCGAGACGACGCCGGAGGCATTCTGGAAGGGCTCACCCTTCTGTGTCGTCCCGTAGTTGATTTCGTCGTTGTCATTGAGCCAGGCAGGCCGGATGATCGTGTAGTCCAGGCCGGACGCCTCGATGAGCTCAGCCGAATCTCGGTACGGATCGAGGATGCTGCGGTAGCGCTGACCCGGCACCTCGCCGTAAATGCCCATGGAGCTTACGAAGATGAGGCGCTTGACACCTGTATTCACCATTGCCGTCACGATGTTTTGTGTTTGCTGCTTCATCGGGCCGGAGAGATTGGCGTAAACCACATCCTGGCCAGCCATCGCAGCTTGCAAGGTTTTGAGGTCAAGGACATCACCTTCGACAACTCGCTCCCGCGCAGGATTGATGACCCTGAGCCGCTTCGCCTTGCGAAGATAGAGGGTCAACTGAGCATCGGTGCGCTCCAGAAAGAGTTCCGTCGCCACCTGCGCGATTTGCCCATTTGCTCCAAGAATCAAAACTTTCAAATGAAACTCCTTTGTGATTAGTTGGGCCTGTCGGTGAGGGCTGCTCTTTGAGCTTCTCGCCAGTTCTTCGGGGGCATGCCCTCCCAAGCGCGAAAGGCTCGCGCGAACGAGTTGGCATCCTCATAGCCAAGAAGATAGGCAGCCTCGGCTAATTCAAAGACAGAGTTGCTGAGGTAGTACCGCGCCATCTGGTGGCGGGCCTCATCGAGAACGCGCTGATAGTTCGAGCCAACATCCTGCAAGCGTCGCTGGAGCGTACGAGGGCTCATGTGCAGATCCTTCGCAACGTCGTCCACCACCGGGCGGTGGCCGGTGAGTCGCTGCTGAATTGCTCCCCGCACCAAATCAATGAAGTGGTCCTCGTTGGCTGCGCGATCCTTCAGTTCCTGGTCAAACTGCGGCGCGAGCATTTCCAGAAGTTCGGCATTGCGCGTGACAAACAGAATTGCCGCATCTTCGGCGCGGAAGATGATCGCGTTCCGGGTTGCGCCAGAGACCACGGGACAACCAAAGTGTTTCTGCAGCGCCCTCGTATGCTTGCGAGGTTGAACCAGTTCCACGCGAAGCGGCTTGATGCGGGTTCCAGTGCCTTCCCGTGCGATGGTAAGAACCCAGGCGAAGCAGTGTTCCACTAGAACGGATGGCTCGACATCCATAGCAAGCGTCCAGCGGAACTGGATGGCCCACTCGCCGGCTTCTGTCTCGTGCAAAATCTCTTCCGGCGCGGACAGTTTCTTATACCGCGCCATGTGGTCAATCGCCGCGCCAAAGCTCTCCGTGGAAAGTGCCGCTATACCCATCGGGTGGAAGCGGGCAATGCTGGTTTCTGTCCCCAGCAGCAGACCAATAGACGGGTCTTTGCTCACTTCGCCAATGGCACGCCAGAGGGCGAAGAGTTCCTCGGTGGAGACGAGGATGCGGGTCTGCTCAAAGAGGTTCTGCGGGAGTCCCGCTCTGCGAAGTACCGCAGAGACGAGGACGCCCGCTTCTTTCAACCTCAACCGAAGACTGCCAGGAACACGGAAGTGCTTGACCATTGTTTACTCAGCTTTCAGAGAAGCCATATCGATTGAAAAGCGGTACTTCACGTCAGCGTTGAGGAGCCGCTCGTACGCCTCATTGATTTGTTGGATGGCAATCACTTCAACGTCGGAAGTGATATTGTGTTTCCCGCAGAAATCGAGCA from Edaphobacter paludis includes:
- a CDS encoding carboxymuconolactone decarboxylase family protein gives rise to the protein MAPNEQAQKNHDELFPNHVSTVAVTDPELIEIFDNFAFDELLRTTKLDIRTRLMVQLAAIIACQAVREYRAMLGAALNVGVTPIEAKEILYHAVPYVGIARAYDFIQATNEVMMERGIEIPLPA
- a CDS encoding cupin domain-containing protein, producing MGHTRLRRGQRNTSPGRFVLISPFREPIPRVSGAIVTFEPGARTAWHTHPLGQTLIVTFGTGWVQREGGPIEEIRPGDVVWFPAGEKHWHGATATMAMSHIAIAEKLDGKAVEWMEKVTDQQYQP
- a CDS encoding aldo/keto reductase, whose protein sequence is MQKRTLGKSGLEVSALGFGCMGLSFGYGPAVEKEQGLKIIRKAYEDGVTFFDTAEAYGPGKNEELVGEAVAGFRDKIVIATKFGFNFDEKGAISGMNSTPARIRQVAEESLKRLKTDVIDLFYQHRVDPNVPMEEVAGTVKDLIAEGKVKHFGMSEAGVDSIRRAHAVQPVAALQSEYSLWWREPEEKIIPTLEELGIGFVPFSPLGKGFLTGAINENTKFDSTDFRNTVPRFDEDNRKANQTLVDVLGDIAAGKGATRAQIALAWLLAQKPWIVPIPGTTKLHRLEENLGGASVQLTPEDLKQIDGALSEIKVQGDRYPAHLQARVGK
- a CDS encoding NAD(P)H-binding protein, whose protein sequence is MKVLILGANGQIAQVATELFLERTDAQLTLYLRKAKRLRVINPARERVVEGDVLDLKTLQAAMAGQDVVYANLSGPMKQQTQNIVTAMVNTGVKRLIFVSSMGIYGEVPGQRYRSILDPYRDSAELIEASGLDYTIIRPAWLNDNDEINYGTTQKGEPFQNASGVVSRKSVADLVVKLATKPDIAIRQSLGVHKRS
- a CDS encoding AraC family transcriptional regulator; amino-acid sequence: MVKHFRVPGSLRLRLKEAGVLVSAVLRRAGLPQNLFEQTRILVSTEELFALWRAIGEVSKDPSIGLLLGTETSIARFHPMGIAALSTESFGAAIDHMARYKKLSAPEEILHETEAGEWAIQFRWTLAMDVEPSVLVEHCFAWVLTIAREGTGTRIKPLRVELVQPRKHTRALQKHFGCPVVSGATRNAIIFRAEDAAILFVTRNAELLEMLAPQFDQELKDRAANEDHFIDLVRGAIQQRLTGHRPVVDDVAKDLHMSPRTLQRRLQDVGSNYQRVLDEARHQMARYYLSNSVFELAEAAYLLGYEDANSFARAFRAWEGMPPKNWREAQRAALTDRPN